In one Gossypium hirsutum isolate 1008001.06 chromosome D09, Gossypium_hirsutum_v2.1, whole genome shotgun sequence genomic region, the following are encoded:
- the LOC107892037 gene encoding protein SAR DEFICIENT 1, with protein MAGKRLLNESCSDTDEPKEKRMRPKPSFASVIGQAVMVNYLYTALEPVLRKVVNEEVERSIGDRLRSFTRSPSLRIQAAEPEPSTLRLIFPKALSLPIFTGSKIVDEESNQLQVALVDTKGDQRAPVLLPNPIKVDIVVLDGDFPSGDRDNFTSEEFDRNIVRERTGKRPLLTGELSVTVRDGVASIGDIEFTDNSSWIRSRKFRIGAKVAQESFQGVRIREAMTEAFVVKDHRGELYKKHHPPMLGDEVWRLEKIGKDGAFHKKLAFEGVNTVQDFLKMSVVDPPKIRKILGPGMSEKTWDVTIKHAKTCVMGNKYYVFQGTNYRIFLNPICQLVKAEINGTTYPIQTLSSINRSYVEDLVRQAYVNWSSLEEIEGISNEIGLLTQGEDMLDQYRNQQNATMRSFQQNAYLTHDSFDGYLPNEMQADCSRWQISQNYFNTPNENGIRLNLLESNSDDDLTSPKSFISGG; from the exons ATGGCGGGCAAACGGCTTCTTAATGAATCTTGTTCCGACACAGATGAGCCAAAGGAGAAACGGATGAGACCTAAACCTTCTTTTGCTTC AGTGATTGGGCAAGCGGTTATGGTGAATTACTTGTATACTGCCTTGGAACCTGTCCTTAGAAAAGTG GTGAATGAGGAAGTGGAGCGCAGTATTGGAGACCGGCTCCGATCCTTCACCCGGTCTCCGTCGCTACGAATCCAAGCGGCGGAACCCGAACCATCAACCCTTAGACTGATTTTCCCTAAAGCCCTTTCCTTGCCTATCTTTACCGGAAGCAAGATCGTGGATGAAGAAAGCAACCAACTTCAAGTCGCTTTGGTGGATACAAAGGGTGACCAAAGGGCTCCGGTGCTTCTCCCGAACCCTATTAAGGTCGATATCGTGGTTCTGGACGGCGACTTTCCGTCGGGGGACCGTGACAACTTTACTAGTGAAGAATTCGACAGAAACATCGTGCGGGAGAGGACTGGGAAACGACCCTTGCTCACCGGAGAGTTATCTGTCACAGTGAGAGACGGGGTAGCTTCGATCGGAGATATCGAATTTACGGACAACTCGAGCTGGATTCGGAGTCGGAAATTCCGAATCGGGGCAAAAGTTGCACAAGAGAGTTTCCAAGGTGTTCGCATTCGTGAAGCCATGACTGAAGCTTTTGTTGTTAAAGACCATCGTGGCGAAT TGTACAAGAAACATCACCCACCAATGTTGGGAGATGAAGTTTGGCGGCTAGAAAAGATTGGTAAGGATGGAGCATTCCATAAAAAGCTAGCGTTTGAGGGGGTTAACACTGTCCAAGATTTCTTGAAAATGTCGGTAGTTGACCCACCCAAGATTAGAAAG ATTTTAGGGCCTGGAATGTCTGAGAAAACTTGGGACGTCACAATCAAGCATGCCAAAACTTGTGTTATGGGCAATAAATACTATGTTTTTCAAGGCACTAATTACAGAATCTTCTTAAACCCCATTTGTCAACTTGTGAAAGCAGAGATTAATGGGACTACATATCCTATACAAACCCTAAGTAGTATCAACAGA TCATATGTTGAAGATTTGGTCAGACAAGCTTATGTAAATTGGTCTTCCTTGGAAGAAATAGAAGGGATTTCTAATGAGATTGGCTTGCTCACACAAG GTGAAGACATGTTGGATCAATATCGTAATCAACAAAATGCCACGATGAGATCATTTCAACAAAATGCGTACTTGACTCATGATTCGTTTGATGGATATCTCCCAAATGAAATGCAAGCCGATTGTAGTCG